DNA sequence from the Novosphingobium sp. KACC 22771 genome:
AGACCGGCTGGTGATGCTGACGCCCACCAACCCGCAGGGCGAATTGATGCCCGAACGCAAGTTCTGGGTGCATCGCGTTGGCGCCGCCGATGACGATCAGCCCTATGGTCAGGGGCTGGCTCACTGGCTCTATTGGCCAACCCTGTTCAAGCGCAACGGCATCCGCTTCTGGAATATCTTTCTCGATAAATTCGGAACGCCTACGGCCAAGGGCACCTATCCGCGCGGCGCAAGCGGCGATGAAATCAGAAAACTGCTCGCAGCGCTGGGGGCCATTGCCACCGACAGCGGCTTTGTCGTGCCCGAAGGCGTAGCGGTCGAATTGCTCTCTGCGACCCGGTCGGGCACTGCCGACTATCACGAACTCTGCACATACATGGACGGCGCCATCGCCAAGATCGTCCTGTCGCAGACGATGACGACGGACAATGGCTCCTCCCGTTCGCAGAGCGAGACCCATGCCGGTGTCCGCGACGATGTCGTCCAGTCCGACTCGGATGATCAGACCGACAGCTTTATCAATGGCCCCGATGGCAAGGGCGGCCCGGCGCGCTGGTGGACCGATTTCAACTATGGCCCGGATGTCGCCGCCCCCATCGTTCGCCGCAAGGTGGAAGAGGAGGAGGACACCAAAACCACGGCGGAAACCGATAAGACGTTGGGTGAAACCGGCTGGGTCCGCACCGAGGAGAGCTTCCGCGATACCTATGGCGAAGGCTGGGTCCGCAAGGATGATCCGCAGGCGCCGTCAGGATCGCAATCCGCCCCGATCCCGGCGCCTGCCGCGCAGCCGGGCCAGCCCGCAAAACCGGCACCGGCTATTCCCGCCAGCTTCGCGGCCGACGATCCGCGCCCTCTCTATGTTTCGCGCGCGCTGCTCAACACCAGCGACTTTCTGCAATGGGCGCAGCAGCAAGGGTTTGCTTCCACGCTGAGACCCGACGACCTGCATGTCACCGTCATGTATTCCAAGCGCCCGGTAAACTGGTTTGCCATGGGCGATTGGTGCGGAACCAGCGGCCAACTGGTGGTGCCTGCAGGTGGCCCGCGCCTGGTCGAACGTATGGGCACAGAGGGCGCCGTGGCGCTGATTTTCGGCTCGGCCGATCTGCAATACCGCCACCGCCAGATGCGCGATGCCGGGGCCAGTTGGGACTATCCCAGCTACCTGCCGCACGTCACCATCAGCTATGATGCGCGCGGCATCGATCTGGCGAACGTGCAGCCCTATCAGGGCATGCTGGTGTTTGGCCCGGAGCGTTTCGAGGGCTTTCAGTCCGATATGATCGATACGCTGGAGGAAACGCCCACCAGCGCCAGCTTTGCCGAAACCACACCGCCCGCCGTCACCCAGCCGGACGCTGTAGACTCTGTTGTGGACCGCATGATCGCCGCCGATGGCTATCGCGTGGCCGACGCCATGACCGGCCCACTGGTGGACCGCGTCATCGCCGCCAACAGCGAGGCCGAAGCCCGCGCCCTGATCGCATCGGCGCTTGGCATCATGGATGAGGTCCCACTGATACAGGCGCTCGAACGGGCAGGCTTTGCCGTCAAGCTCGATGCCGCCTCGCAACCTGCTCCAACGGATAACGGAGCATGACCGATATCATGATCCGCGAAGGCTCCGCTGCACTGGCGGCTGCATTGATCTCAGCCGGTGGCCACACCGCTGTCGCAGCACGGTTTCGCGCGCCGGTCGGTGCCTCGCGTCTGATCGGCCTTGGTCGGACTGGCCTGTACCAACCGGACCAGCGTCCCATGGTCACTACGGCCGAGCCTTGCCCGAAATGCAGCGTGCGCGGCGATCACCCCAACGGTTGCGCGCATCGGCGCCCAGATCCTGAATGGCTGAACGAAAGGCAAAATCCATGAGCGGTGCAAGCCGGTGCCCGATGTGCGATGGCACCTTTTATCTCGATCATTGCGGCTTCTGCATGGATGTCTGTCCCTGCGCTGGCTTCGCGGCCGAGAGCGCGGCGGCGGATGCAGAGGCCATCTCGGAAGATCAGCAGGGCGAAACGGGCGGCCCTGAAAGCGCGTTGCAATGACCCGGAAACCCGCCAGCATCGCCCCTGAAGCAACCGCCGCCATCGACCGGGCCATTGCCACGCTTCAGGTGCTGAAAACCCACCTGAAGGCCAAGAAGCTGCGCGGTCAGGCCCTCTCTCACCTGCTTCGTGTCGCTCTGGATGAGCTTCGCGAGTTTGAGGGGCCGTTCGACGATATGTTCCATCAGGATCTCGGCGTGGATCTCGCTCGCTATGGCGGCTCTAGCGACTCGGGCGAAAAGCCATGAAAGGCCCGAGTTGGAAACCGCGCGAATGCGTGAATTGCGGGGCGCCGCATCCCAGCTTCAGCCGGGACGGATCGCGCGGGCCTTGGCGCTGCCGCCCTTGTGATGTCCGTGCAGGGACCCCCAGTCCCGCGCCAGATGCTGGCACACTGGCCCCGCAATCTCAGGGGCAAGGATTACTGCTATGACCACCGATGTCCAGACATCATCAGACCTCGCAGCAATTGCGGCCAAACTGACGCCCGCGCAACGCCGTGCAGTGCTGGCCGGTGGGCCGAAATATGGTTCCGGCTATTGGCCGATCCTGAACGCGCTCATGGCAAAAAACATCATGACCAGCGCCGCACGGCGTTATGTCCTTAGCCCGCTGGGCAATCAGGTGCGGGCCTATCTGCAGGAGGCGCAGGCATGAGCGGCCAAACCAGCGACCGGAACTCACGCGGCATCTCGTTCAGTAAACCCATCGATCTTGTCGATGTAGTATGCGGCTATCTCGCCGCCCGCTGTTTTGACGATCCCAGAGACGAAAAAATGCACGTCGAAGGGACTGACCTCGCCGTGAAGCATTTGCGCCTTGAGGCTATCGTCAGCGAATATGAGGCGATGAGCTTTTGGACTAAAGCGATCAATGTAGCCGAGATCACCCTTCTTCGCATCACGCACTTGGTACAGCTTCAATGGCTCGGTCTGAAAGCGCACTTCTTCCACCGGATTTGCCGAGAGAAGGTGACGCCCGTTTTGGATCAACGTGGCAGCCGTGGCCGCATCGAGATTGAATGTCGGGCCAGTGACGATTGTATTGTTATCGCCACACACAAAGGTCGAATTTCCTTTGGAAGCAGGACCAGCAAAGGTCATGACGTTCTTGACCGAGGAACTTGGAAGGCTCTTGGCCTTCGCATCCGTCAATTTGTCGATCCCGTAGTTTGCGATGGTCTTCAGCAAATCAACCCAATGCTCTGCGAAGTATTGAATAGCAGTCGGCCCGATGGGGACGATAGACCCCAAAATTGCGCCCGAGTCCGCCAAAATCGCATCAATGCTACCTTCGGTTATCCGCTCAACGCAGAGATACCCATCCTCATCTCCAGCGAAGCGTCGGTATTCGTTGCCAAGCGCGGCAAGAGAAGCAGTGAATTCGAGAAGTTCGATGGGCCGTTCATTCTCAAACTTGACACGAAATCTTGTAACCGACTCGCCCATTTGTTGAACCTCTCTCAAGCAATCCTACCTACTTTTTATAGCCTGCCCGAACTTTCTGGCAGCTGCAATCCAGACCAAGCCGGATCAATAGGGAAGTCAAATGGCTGACAACCTCGGCTATTCCATCTTCCTCGACCCGAAGGACACCGTGCGCGCATGGGAAATGCGCGGAGCGTTGCAGCCGACCGTCAAATGGTCGGAAATGATGCACGAGCAGCATGCGGTTGCCTTCACGGTGGCCAAGATCGCCAAGCTCGATCTCCTGCGCCAGATCCAGACCTCGCTGGATACCGTTATCCGCGAGGGCGGCACGTTCGAGGGCTGGAAAGCCAATATCCTGCCCAACCTGCAAAGCGCGGGCTGGTGGGGCACCGTGGCCAACAAGGATCTGACCGGCACGGACCAACCGATCACCGTCAACGAGCGGCGCCTGCGCACGATCTATGACACCAACGTCCGCATGAGCCTTGCCTCGGGCCATTGGACGCGCATTCAGTCCCAAAAGGACGTCTTCCCTTACCTGCGCTACCTGCCTTCCACATCTGAGCATAAGCGCCCGCTGCATATGGCATGGTACGGCACCTTGCTGCCGGTTGATCATCCATGGTGGCAAACCCACTTCCCACCCAACGGCTGGTTCTGCAAATGCCATTTTGAGCAGGTATCCGAGCGCAAAATGGCCAAAAAGGGCTGGTCGATCACCCCTGTTGGCGACATCGCCACCGGCCCGGCGCAGCAATTCATACCGGCCTCGGGCAATCCGATCAGCGTTCCGGCAGGTATTGATCCCGGCTTTGGCTTCAATCCCGGCACCGCCCATCTGAGAGCCGTGGCCGACAAGGCCGCAAACTCGATCCAGATGGCCGTTGATGCCGGTCTCGAAACCGCAGCGCGCCAGACGGTGCATGAGATTGTTGCCGATCCTGCCTTCGCTCAATTCGTGGCAATCCCGCAGCTTCCCTTCCCGGTTGCCGTGATTGGCCAAGCCGAAAAGGCTGCGCTCAACTCCAATGCGTGGACCATTCTGCTGTCAAAGGACACTATGGCCAAGCAGGACTCTCATCACGAAGAGCTGACCTTGGACGACTATCGCCAGCTTCCCCAGATCGTGGAGACTGGATTTAGCGAGCAGCAAGACGCCGGGCGCATGCGCTATTTCTGGAAGGACGACGAGGGCAAATGGTGGCGAGCGGCGATCAAGAGCACGGCCAACAAGCTGGAACTGTTCGTGGCGAGCCTTCACCGTCTCAATGAGAAGGAAGGACGCAAGCTCAATATCAAGTATGGGGATAATAACGATGCGCGGTGAGGTGTCCCGGTTCCTCACATGGCGCTCCGGCCCATTACTGGCCCGTGCTACGGCAGGGACTGTCACCGTGTCGCGCGCATCGCACGGTGCACATACCATCGCGCACCTCAACAAGCAATTCGCCGCCAGTGGGCGGGGGATGGGGCGCGTCAACGCCCCAAGCCGACGGCTTGCACCCGTCATGATCCGGCAAGCGCTTGCCGAAACCATCCCGCCATCCAACGCTGGACGGCGTGAACACATAGAGAACAAAGTGAGAGAGTCGAGTCCTATTTTTCACCCGGTGCATGCGGGTGACATTGCCGTTTCAACCCCTTTGCAACCCGTCAGACCTGCCCTGCCAGCCGCAGGCTATATCGGGGGAAAGCGCAATCTAGCCGGGCGGCTGGTAAAGCGTATAGCGACCATTCCCCATACTACCTATGCCGAGGTTTTCGTGGGCATGGGCGGTGTCTTCCTGCGCCGCAACGCCCGCCCCAAGGTCGAGGTCATCAACGACTGGTCAGGCGATGTTTCCACCTTCTTCCGGGTGCTGCAGCGGCATTACGTGGCCTTCGTCGACATGATGCGGCATCAGATCACCAGCCGTGCCGAGTTTGAAAAGCTGGCTGCGATGCCGCCTGATAGCCTCACCGACTTGGAGCGTTCGGCCCGGTTCCTTTATCTCCAGCGACTGTCGTTCGGCGGCAAGGTGGTGAGCAGGAGCTTTGGCGTCGATCCGTCCAACCCGGCCCGCTTCGACATCACCAAGATCGTGCCGATGCTGGAGGCGATCCACGAACGCATGGCCGGGGTAACGGTCGAGCGGCTCCCGTGGGCCGAATTCCTCACCCGCTATGACCGGGAGGCCACGCTCTTCTATCTCGATCCGCCCTACTATTCGAACGAGGGCGATTATGGCCGGGATATGTTCTCCCGCGATGATTTCACCTTGATGGCAGAGCGGTTGCGGGGCCTGAAAGGGCGCTTCATCCTGTCGCTCAATGATCGGCCCGAGGTCCGCCAGATCTTTGCAGGCTTCGATATCGAGGCTGTTACCACGACCTATTCTGTTGGCGGTGGAAGCAAGGCGCAAAAGGCCGGGGAGGTGATTATCTCGAACGCCTGATCCGGCTGATTTTCAGTTCCCACTTTTCCATTTTTCTGTTCCCAGTTCGACAATCCCTGATCCCCTGCAATCTGCAGCTTAAAACCGCAGAAATCGGGCATTTGGGGAAAGTGGGAACCGTGTTGTCGGATAAGTGGGAACTGGCTCTTTGAAAATGGCGGTTTTCTGCCGATCTGGTTTTGATGTTGCCCCAACTTCGTCAGGCCATTTCCACAGATCGCGACAAAAATTCCTCAGCCGGGTTTTGCGCGCCGCCGACATAGAAAAACGCCCGATTTCCGGGGCCTTCATCCCATTATGGCCTCAGAATGTCCCGGAATATCCCGGCACTTCCAGTTCCCATATTAATGTCGCGTCACAGGGTGTGCTCTAAACTACCATAGGCTCACAGGGCATAGGAAAACTGCGTTGTTTGGCACATCCTGGGTGTCCAGGGCAGATTTGCTTACGTACGAAGTTCGTACGAAGCTGCCGTCACTCCACGAATCTGAGCGGCGGAAATCCTAAATTTCCCGGAGATCTGCTAGAACTCTGACCCCGTAAATTGTCGTGAGTTTCTGCATTGAAACGTTGGAGAGATTTCTCTCAATCCAGCCATAAAATCCTGTTATTTTGGGATTTTATGGTGGGCGCGGCAGGGATTGAACCTGCGACCCCACCCGTGTGAAGGGTGTGCTCTACCGCTGAGCTACGCGCCCGCTGGCTTCGTTTCGGCTTCGTTGTGAAGCGTCTCCGTTGCCGGGAGCCGCGCCTCTAAAGGGGTTTGTTTGCGTTGACAAGTGGGTAATGCAATTTATTTCACGCAGCCATGACTGACACCGAAAACACTTCCGTCGAATCGGGCGATACCCCGCCCGATCGCCTTGCCATCAACCCCAAGAGCCCGTTTTTTGACGCGGACAAGCTGCAGCGCGGCATTGGCATCCGATTCAAGGGCGTGGTGCGCAACAATGTCGAGGAATATTGCATTTCCGAAGGCTGGGTGCGCGTTCAGGCCGGCAAGAGCTTTGACCGCAAGGGCCAGCCCCTGACCATCAAGCTGAACGGCCCGGTCGAGGCCTGGTACGAGGATCTGGGCGACAATCCGCCCATCGCGGCGGCCTAAAGGGCCAACCGAAAAAGGTCCGGGCGCAAACCCGGACCTTTCCCATCGACTGCTACTTCGAATCTTTTAAAAAATTCAGCGGCGCGAATAGGCCGCGATGATCGCCCCGATGGGATCGCCCAGATAATGGCTCAGCGCAGAGCCATGATCGGCCCCGATATAGGATTTGCGGGCCGCGACCTGCGCGGCGGGGCTGTTGTAGATAAAGCCCGCAATTGGCCAATGCGTCGTGCCCAACCCGCCCAGCGGCTGATACCACACGCGCACCTCGCTCCAGTCATTGCGCGCCGAAACGTCCATGGCCAGCACATTGTCCTCGATCTGGCCGCGCTCGCCGCCCAGCGGGCTCCAATTGGCATGGCGCACCAGCACCCGGCGCGAATCGAGGATCCGGCTGACCGTGGCCACATGGCCCAGCACCATCGGCCCATAGGGTTTGAACGCCATCACCGCGCCCACGCGCGGGGCAAAGCCGCGCTGATAGCGCCCGGCGGCCTGATCCCACCACGTATGCGCATCGCCGCGCAATTGAATGCCCGACACGCTGCGCGCATAGGGCACGCATTGCAGGAAAGTGGTGCTGGGGGCGGCCACGACGCGCTGGCTGCGAGGTATGATGCGCCCATTCTGATTCGCCAGATCGACAAAGGCGACCGAAAAGCGCGAAGTCCCTGAGCGACCCGCATTCTCGGCCCGGCCTGCCGCGTCGGCGGGCAAGGCACCACCAGCCGCCATCGCCCACAGCCCGATCAGCGCCGTGGCCAAAGCCTTTGCCATGGTCCTGCCCGGCGTTTTGCTGATGGGGTGTTGCGTCATGCAAAGAAACTACGTCGCCACAGGTTATGGCACTGTCGCAAGGTTTGGTTACCTGACCCGTAACCTTTGGCCTGATTTATACCTATGACGCCGATGGGCCGCGATGGGCGGCAAAAGCGCGCCATTTCGGGGCGAGGGCGCCAAATCTGCGCCGTTTTGCTTGCCAAATGCGCGCTCTTGTGAGCAGGGCTAACGGCATGTCCCGTCAGATTATCATTATTGGCCGACCCAATGTCGGCAAATCAACCCTGTTCAACCGCCTCGTGGGCAAGAAGCTCGCGCTGGTGGATGACCAGCCGGGCGTGACTCGCGACCGTCGTTTTGGCGAGGCGAGTCTGCTGGGGCTGGATTTCACCATTGTCGACACCGCCGGGTGGGAGGACGACGATCCCTCCAGCCTGCCGGGCCGCATGCGCGCCCAGACCGAGGCCAGCCTTGAGGGCGCGGATATCGCGCTTTTCGTGGTCGACGCGCGCGCCGGCATCACGCCGCTGGACGAGGAAATCGCCCGCTGGCTGCGCGAACAGACTGTTCCGGTGATCCTTTGCGCCAACAAGGCCGAAGGGCGCGCGGGCGATGGCGGCCTCTATGAGGCGTTCAGCCTTGGCATGGGCGACCCCGTTCCGATCAGCGCCGAGCATGGCGAAGGCATGGGCGACCTGTTCGAGGCGCTGCTGCCCTTCTTTGAGGGCGACGAGGAAGAGGAAGAGTTTGAACCCTTCGATCCCGACGATGAGGATGCGCTCAACGCCGCCCCTCTGAAGCTGGCAATTGTGGGCCGCCCCAATGCGGGCAAGTCCACGCTGATCAACGCCCTGTTGGGCGAGGATCGGTTGCTGACCGGGCCGGAGGCGGGGATTACCCGCGATTCGATCGCGATCGACTGGGTCTGGATGGACCCGGAAACGCATCTGGAGCGCCCCGTCCGCCTGATCGACACCGCTGGTATGCGCAAAAAGGCGTTGGTGGTCGAAAAGCTGGAGCGCATGTCGGTGGCCGACGCGCGCCGTGCGATCGACTTTGCCGAGGTGGTCGTGCTGCTGCTCGACGCGACTCGCGGGCTGGAGCATCAGGATCTGAAAATCGCCAGCATGGTGCTGGAAGAAGGCCGCGCCCTGATGATCGCCATCAACAAATGGGACGTGGCAGAGGACGCCTCGGGCCTGTTCAACGGCATCAAGGCGGCGCTGGACGATGGTCTGGCGCAGGTGCGCGGCCTGCCGCTGATGAGCGTTTCGGCGCGCACCGGCAAGGGGTTGAACCAGATGATCGCTGCGGCCTTCAAGCTGCGCGCGGCATGGAGCAAGCGCGTGCCGACCGCCGCGCTCAACCGCTGGTTCGACGATGCGCTGGCCGCCAATCCGCCCCCGGCGCCCGGCGGCAAGCGGATCAAGCTGCGCTATATCACCCAGGCCAAAACCCGCCCGCCCGGCTTCGTGCTGTTCGGTACGCGTCTGGATGATTTGCCGATGTCGTATCAGCGCTATCTGATCAACGGTATCCGGCGCGAGCTTGGCTTTGACGCGGTGCCGGTGCGTTTGACATTGCGCACGCCGAAGAATCCCTTCGCGACCAAGAAATAACAAAAAGGGCTGCTCCTCAATCGGGGGCAGCCCTTTTTATACGGCCAAAGCTGTCTGTCTTAACGGCCGCGCCCCTTGGGCGAGGCAAGGGCGAGGGCCGCCCCTTGCGAATTGCCCGAAGCCTTGTTCTGGGCCGGCTGGGCCGGAACCGTCTGGGGCAGATTGCCGGCGTGGGCAAAACAGGCGCCGCCGCTCTTGCGGATCGCGGCGCATTTGCTGGTCGCGGCCGAGGCGTTGAACCCGCGCACCGAAACGCGCCAGAACTGGCGATCCTCGATCATGGCCTTGGTGACCTCGACATCGGCGGCGGCAAAGGACTTTTCCCGGCTCAAAAAGGCCTTCTTGGCGCGCATGGCGTTCTTTTCCGAAAGGAACGCGCCCAATTGCACGACATGCGTGCCGGACGGGCCGCGCATGTCGGGGCTGGCCGTTTCGGTGGCCGGTGCGGTCTTGAACCTGACCTTGGCGCGCGGCGTATGGACGGCCAGCGCAACGGGACGGGCCGTCGAGACGGGCACCGGAATGGCATGGAACACCGGCGCAGGCGGGGCGATGGTTTCGGCCACAGCCGCAGGTTGCGTCTGGGTGAGGGCGGGCAATTCGGCCGCGGGGGCCGATTCGGCCGAGGCGACGGGCGCGCTCTGGACCGGCGCGCTCTGGACCGGGGCTTCGGCAGAGGCCGATTCGGTCGGAGCCGGATTGACCGGCGTCTCGGCAGGCGTTTCGACCGGCGCAGCCGCGGCCACGGCAGGAGCCGCCATCGGCGCGGCTTCGGCTGCCGCCATCTGCACCGGGCTTTCGCTCTTGTTGAGCGCCAATTGCATAGGCTGACCCGCATCATTGGCCATTTCAACGCCCAGCAGGCTGGCCACACGCTGGCGACTGGCCTCGGGGCGGGCGGCGGCGGCCCATTCGGTCATGCGTCCGTCCACCTTGTCGGCGGGCAGGTCCATGGCAACGATCGTGCGCGATTCGGCCCAGCGCCCCGCCAGTGCATAGGCATAGGCCAGATTCGCGCGCAGCTTGTCGCTCTTGTCGCCCGCGCGCAGCGCATCGGCCAGCAGCACGCTGCCCTTGTCGCCTTCGCCCGCCAGCGCCAGCGCCAGACCAAGGTCGGCCACGGGAATCACATTATTGCCGCTTTCCAGCGTGGCCAGCGCGGCATTGTTCTGGCCATTGCCGATCTGGGCCAGCGCCAATGCCAGCAAGGTGCGGCCCGAAGCATCGCCCAGCGCCACCGCATCGGAAAGCGCGGTGGTGGCCGATTGAAACCGCCCGTTTTTCAAATAGACGCGGCCCAGGGCGGCGCGCAGCGAGGCATCACGCGGGCTCTGCGCCACCGATGCCTCGGCCAGCGCAACGCCGCTGTCGCCATGCGCCTTGGTCACTGCCGCCTCAACCGCTTTGGGCTTGGCCTTGGCGCGGGCCAGCGCGGGCTGGGCGGTTGCGCCCAGAGCAAGCGCCAGAGTCAGGGAAACAGGCAAGGCGGCGTTAAGCGAAAAAGAACGGCGCGCGATCATGGTCGGCTCCTGCAACGGTTTACGGGCGCGCAACGCAGACAATCCGATGCAATGATGTTGCCAATGTCATCGGGCGGGCCTGCATGCGCATCCCGACCACATGGTGGGATTTCTGGGAAAAACTTCGCAGATCGTTCCTAAATTTAAGTTAACGGGACGGTAGTAACCCGCGTAGTAAACACGGATCCGACCAAGGCATTACGGGGCTTTTTTCGCGTTACCGCTTTGGCCCAAGGTTTACCGGAACAGTATTGGCGGCGCCGTTTTTGCCGCAAGGGGATCGGACGATGAGTTTGTCTTTGATGCGCAAGGGTTTGGTCGTTGCAGGCTTGCTGGGCGCGGCGGTATCGCTGCCCGCCTTGGCCGACGTCAAGGCCGGTGCCGATGCGTGGCAGAGGGGCGATTTCCCCGCCGCGATTCGCGAATGGCAACCGCTGGCCGATAAAGGCGATCCTGACGCGCAGTTTAACATGGCGCAGGCCTATAAGCTGGGGCGCGGCGTGCCGCAGGATCTGACCCGCGCCGAAATGCTTTATGCAAAAGCGGCCGCGCAGGGTCACCTTCAGGCGGGCGACAATTACGGGCTGCTGCTGTTTCAACGCGGGCAACATGCCGCCGCGCTGCCCTATATCCGCGCCGCATCGGACCGGGGCGATCCGCGCTCGCAATATCTGCTAGGGCTGGCTTATTTCAATGCGGACGGGGTGAACAAGGATTGGGTGCGCGCCTATGCGCTTGAAAACCTTGCCGCCCAGCCAACCTCGGGCGCGCCGGGCCTGCCGCAGGCCAAGGCGGCGTTGAGCGAAATGGACAAATATGTCGCCATTGAGGACCGCCAACGCGGGATCTCGCTGGCGACGGAACTGGCCGCGCAGGTCGAGGCGAATCGCCAGCGCCAACTGGCCGCCGTTGATCTGGGCACCCCTAATCCGCCCGTTGTGCCTGCGCCGAGCCGTGCGGTGCCGACCGGCATGGCGGGCACTATGCGCGCGGCCGCCATGGCCCCGCGCGAATCGGCGCCTGTCATGGCCTCGCGCGGATCAGCGCCCTTCAAGGGAAGTGAGCCGGCGCCGCGCCCGGTGATGGCGGCCGATGCGCCGGTTGGTTTGCCGCCCGCGCCTGCGCCAGCGCCAGCGCCTGCCTCGGCGCCAAAGCCTGTCGCCGCGCCCCGGCCTGCGGCCCATGCCGCCGTGGGCGGGCCGTGGAAATTGCAGCTTGGCGCCTTTGGCGTGGCGGGCAATGCCGATGCGCTCTGGGCGCGGGTGAAATCCATGCCCGAAATCGCCGGACATCCCCGCGCCAATGTGCCCGTGGGCAAGGTCACGCGCCTGCTGGCCACAGGTTTCAGCGAGGAAGCTGCGCAAAACGCCTGTCGCAAGCTGACGGGGGCGGGTCTGTCCTGTATGGCGGTCAAGGATTGACGGCGTTCGAGGACTGACGATTTTGACGATGGCGGGGCGCGAGCGGATCATTTCGCTCGATCTGGTGCGCGGATTTGCGGTGCTGGGGATTGTGGCGGTCAATGTGGCGGGCTTTGCCGGGCCGCGACTGGCCACATTGACGCCCGCGCATCTGATCGTGGCGGGCGGCGGCTTTGCCTATGCGCCCGCCGACCCGCTGGACGAGGCGGTGTTTGCCGCGATCCTCGTCCTGTTTGAAGGCAAGATGCGAGCGCTTTTCACCATGCTGTTCGGCGCCTCGATGCTGCTGTTTATCGAGCGGGCCGAGGCGGCGGGGCGCAACGGCCTTGCGCTTCAGGCGCGGCGGCTGGGCTGGCTGGCGCTGTTTGGCTATCTCCATTACGTGCTGTTGTGGTGGGGGGATATTCTGTTCCTCTATGCGGCCTGCGGTTATGTCGCGCTGGGGCTTTGCGTGTTTTCCAATCGCGCTCTGATGATTGGCGCGTTGGCGGGGTTTATGCTCTGGGCGGTGATGGGGGCCTTAAATGGCCTGCCGCTGGTGCTGGCCGAGGAGCATATGCGTCTGGGCATCGCCAGCGCGGCCGATACGGCCATATTGAAGCCCGCCCTGGCGGACAGCATGGCGATGCTGCGCGGCGATGTGGCGCAGGCGCATCTGGGCTTTATGGCGATGGCCCATGACAAGTTGGTCCACGCGCCGGGCTGGCCTTTCGTCATGCTTTTTGCCAGCTTTGGCGAGACTTTGCCGCTGATGCTGATCGGCATGGTGCTGTATCGTGTCGGTTTTGCCCAAGGGCTGGCCTCGCGGCGGGTGCTGTGGGGCGTGGCAGCGCTTGGGTTGGCGCTGGGCCTGCCGATGGCGCTGGGCATGGCGTGGTGGGCGTGGGAGCGTCATTTCCCCCCGGTGGCGATGGGCGAGCTGATGGCCAATTGGGCCGCGCCGCAACATCTGCTGCTGGCTCTGGCCTATTATGCGCTGATGCTGCTGGCCGCGCCCTGCCTGCTGCGGAGCGGTTTGGGCGCGCGGATGGTCGCGGCGGGGCGGATGGCCTTTTCCAATTATATCCTGACCAGCGTGGCGCTTTCGGTGCTGTTCTATCGCGTG
Encoded proteins:
- a CDS encoding phage portal protein family protein yields the protein MAETAKPAPEPVLMTEIASTMDGRDITQPWVKGLREAKDPKLATAVDWGAYDVILNDDQVYSTMQQRISAVVSRNWTVVAGDESDPRSVEAAEKFDETLKRVGWDRVTRKMLMATFYGYAVAEIMWEVRDGLFDWARIKVRHARRFRYNAEDRLVMLTPTNPQGELMPERKFWVHRVGAADDDQPYGQGLAHWLYWPTLFKRNGIRFWNIFLDKFGTPTAKGTYPRGASGDEIRKLLAALGAIATDSGFVVPEGVAVELLSATRSGTADYHELCTYMDGAIAKIVLSQTMTTDNGSSRSQSETHAGVRDDVVQSDSDDQTDSFINGPDGKGGPARWWTDFNYGPDVAAPIVRRKVEEEEDTKTTAETDKTLGETGWVRTEESFRDTYGEGWVRKDDPQAPSGSQSAPIPAPAAQPGQPAKPAPAIPASFAADDPRPLYVSRALLNTSDFLQWAQQQGFASTLRPDDLHVTVMYSKRPVNWFAMGDWCGTSGQLVVPAGGPRLVERMGTEGAVALIFGSADLQYRHRQMRDAGASWDYPSYLPHVTISYDARGIDLANVQPYQGMLVFGPERFEGFQSDMIDTLEETPTSASFAETTPPAVTQPDAVDSVVDRMIAADGYRVADAMTGPLVDRVIAANSEAEARALIASALGIMDEVPLIQALERAGFAVKLDAASQPAPTDNGA
- a CDS encoding phage head morphogenesis protein; its protein translation is MADNLGYSIFLDPKDTVRAWEMRGALQPTVKWSEMMHEQHAVAFTVAKIAKLDLLRQIQTSLDTVIREGGTFEGWKANILPNLQSAGWWGTVANKDLTGTDQPITVNERRLRTIYDTNVRMSLASGHWTRIQSQKDVFPYLRYLPSTSEHKRPLHMAWYGTLLPVDHPWWQTHFPPNGWFCKCHFEQVSERKMAKKGWSITPVGDIATGPAQQFIPASGNPISVPAGIDPGFGFNPGTAHLRAVADKAANSIQMAVDAGLETAARQTVHEIVADPAFAQFVAIPQLPFPVAVIGQAEKAALNSNAWTILLSKDTMAKQDSHHEELTLDDYRQLPQIVETGFSEQQDAGRMRYFWKDDEGKWWRAAIKSTANKLELFVASLHRLNEKEGRKLNIKYGDNNDAR
- a CDS encoding DUF3297 family protein, whose product is MTDTENTSVESGDTPPDRLAINPKSPFFDADKLQRGIGIRFKGVVRNNVEEYCISEGWVRVQAGKSFDRKGQPLTIKLNGPVEAWYEDLGDNPPIAAA
- a CDS encoding DNA adenine methylase, which produces MSRASHGAHTIAHLNKQFAASGRGMGRVNAPSRRLAPVMIRQALAETIPPSNAGRREHIENKVRESSPIFHPVHAGDIAVSTPLQPVRPALPAAGYIGGKRNLAGRLVKRIATIPHTTYAEVFVGMGGVFLRRNARPKVEVINDWSGDVSTFFRVLQRHYVAFVDMMRHQITSRAEFEKLAAMPPDSLTDLERSARFLYLQRLSFGGKVVSRSFGVDPSNPARFDITKIVPMLEAIHERMAGVTVERLPWAEFLTRYDREATLFYLDPPYYSNEGDYGRDMFSRDDFTLMAERLRGLKGRFILSLNDRPEVRQIFAGFDIEAVTTTYSVGGGSKAQKAGEVIISNA
- the der gene encoding ribosome biogenesis GTPase Der, which produces MSRQIIIIGRPNVGKSTLFNRLVGKKLALVDDQPGVTRDRRFGEASLLGLDFTIVDTAGWEDDDPSSLPGRMRAQTEASLEGADIALFVVDARAGITPLDEEIARWLREQTVPVILCANKAEGRAGDGGLYEAFSLGMGDPVPISAEHGEGMGDLFEALLPFFEGDEEEEEFEPFDPDDEDALNAAPLKLAIVGRPNAGKSTLINALLGEDRLLTGPEAGITRDSIAIDWVWMDPETHLERPVRLIDTAGMRKKALVVEKLERMSVADARRAIDFAEVVVLLLDATRGLEHQDLKIASMVLEEGRALMIAINKWDVAEDASGLFNGIKAALDDGLAQVRGLPLMSVSARTGKGLNQMIAAAFKLRAAWSKRVPTAALNRWFDDALAANPPPAPGGKRIKLRYITQAKTRPPGFVLFGTRLDDLPMSYQRYLINGIRRELGFDAVPVRLTLRTPKNPFATKK
- a CDS encoding CHAP domain-containing protein; this encodes MAKALATALIGLWAMAAGGALPADAAGRAENAGRSGTSRFSVAFVDLANQNGRIIPRSQRVVAAPSTTFLQCVPYARSVSGIQLRGDAHTWWDQAAGRYQRGFAPRVGAVMAFKPYGPMVLGHVATVSRILDSRRVLVRHANWSPLGGERGQIEDNVLAMDVSARNDWSEVRVWYQPLGGLGTTHWPIAGFIYNSPAAQVAARKSYIGADHGSALSHYLGDPIGAIIAAYSRR